The Nostoc sp. 'Lobaria pulmonaria (5183) cyanobiont' genome window below encodes:
- a CDS encoding mannose-1-phosphate guanylyltransferase — MNTLLFPVILAGGKGERFWPLSRKDRPKQFLSLDGSSRSLLQATADRLIELGGGWDSLWVITSSQIAEGVRQQLPDLPLENLLIESEGRDTAAAVAWTSLEIKQRYGEDAVIGFFPADHWIADQEAFAHTLNAATQLATSTAAIVTLGIKPTFPSTGYGYIEQGEKIGNFNELPAYHVNRFTEKPDRETAETFLSTGRFSWNSGMFVFRAGVVLKELHTHAPEIIEPLEQHGPDIYPQLPKKSIDYALMEKTTLAYVLPVDFGWDDLGDWNAIERLLKTEETPNVELATHVGLDTQGAIIYASNPEDVVVTIGLEDVVIVRDRNVTLVVKKERTQEIKQILKILQSDSRFTDLL, encoded by the coding sequence ATGAATACTTTATTGTTCCCCGTAATCCTAGCTGGTGGTAAAGGTGAACGTTTTTGGCCCCTAAGCCGCAAAGACCGACCCAAGCAATTTTTAAGTCTTGATGGTAGCTCTAGAAGTCTATTACAAGCAACCGCCGATCGATTGATTGAACTCGGTGGCGGGTGGGATTCCCTGTGGGTTATCACTTCTAGTCAGATAGCTGAAGGGGTAAGACAACAATTACCTGATCTACCACTTGAAAACTTGCTGATTGAATCGGAAGGAAGAGACACTGCAGCAGCTGTTGCTTGGACAAGTTTAGAAATCAAACAGCGCTATGGAGAAGACGCTGTTATTGGCTTTTTCCCTGCTGACCACTGGATTGCTGACCAAGAGGCGTTTGCACACACATTAAATGCAGCAACGCAACTGGCAACAAGCACAGCAGCGATCGTTACACTGGGGATCAAGCCTACTTTTCCATCAACAGGTTACGGCTACATTGAACAAGGTGAAAAAATAGGTAACTTTAATGAGTTGCCAGCTTATCACGTGAACCGCTTTACTGAAAAGCCCGACCGGGAAACGGCAGAGACTTTTTTATCTACGGGACGTTTTAGCTGGAATAGTGGAATGTTCGTTTTTCGGGCCGGGGTTGTTCTCAAGGAACTACATACCCATGCTCCAGAAATTATCGAACCTTTAGAACAACATGGCCCTGATATCTATCCTCAGTTGCCTAAGAAGAGTATAGACTATGCGTTAATGGAAAAGACCACTCTAGCATACGTTTTGCCAGTTGATTTTGGTTGGGATGATTTAGGAGATTGGAATGCGATCGAACGCTTACTGAAGACAGAAGAGACTCCAAACGTGGAACTCGCTACTCACGTAGGTTTAGATACGCAAGGGGCGATTATTTACGCCTCAAATCCAGAGGATGTAGTTGTTACTATTGGTTTAGAAGATGTGGTGATTGTGCGCGATCGCAATGTCACCCTCGTTGTCAAAAAAGAACGTACCCAGGAAATCAAGCAGATCCTTAAAATTCTCCAAAGCGATTCCCGATTTACTGACCTACTATAA
- the yidD gene encoding membrane protein insertion efficiency factor YidD, with protein sequence MDIISFEPLAKTTAIDSITAYQKYISPSKGFSCSHRLLHGGDSCSNYVKRMLSEQKLHEAVQSSLKRFQECAAASKTLTSIKTRADFRCIVIPCCLPL encoded by the coding sequence ATGGACATTATTAGCTTTGAGCCTCTGGCCAAGACAACAGCAATCGATTCTATTACTGCCTATCAAAAATATATTTCTCCGTCCAAAGGATTTTCTTGTTCCCATCGCTTATTACACGGCGGGGATTCCTGCTCTAATTACGTCAAACGGATGTTGAGTGAACAGAAGCTCCACGAAGCCGTACAATCATCCTTAAAAAGATTTCAAGAATGTGCGGCAGCTAGCAAAACTTTAACAAGCATCAAAACTAGAGCCGATTTCCGTTGTATTGTCATTCCCTGCTGCCTACCTCTTTAA
- a CDS encoding ABC1 kinase family protein, whose amino-acid sequence MFLTQTVPRQREILEVFLRNGWDYMRRLLTGGKADEPQLPTPAVLKNILVDLGPVYVKLGQLLSTRPDLLSASYIEELSTLQDEVPPVPWSEIEIILRKELKLSLAETFSTVNPIPVAAGSIAQTHRATLIDGREVALKVQRPGIDITIAQDIALIQGIADLVARTEFGQTYEIKSTAEEFTKALEAELDFTREAGFTDQLRRNLSKSRWYDPTQIVVAEINWELTTAKLLVMEWLDGVPFLAADLDSDPNVKDPAEKRKEITTLLFRVFFQQLYIDGFFHADPHPGNLFYLKDGRVALLDCGMVGRLDPRTQQILTEMLLAIVDLDAQRCAQLTLQLSDSGQPVILSRLENDYDRMLRKYHNVSLTQINFSQIIYEVLQVARNNKIKLPSNMGLYAKTLANLEGVARTFNPELNFFDEVKPLITDLFRRQLVGDNPVRSLLRTALDIKSLSLQSPRQIELLLDRVTSETLQWNLSLRGLDGVRRTMDDAANRLSFSILVGSLIMGAAIISTRAQTTQLSFLSTILFAVASLLGLWLIISTLRSGRLR is encoded by the coding sequence ATGTTCCTCACCCAAACTGTTCCCCGTCAACGAGAAATCCTTGAAGTCTTCCTTCGCAATGGCTGGGACTATATGCGAAGGTTACTTACTGGTGGCAAAGCTGATGAACCTCAACTTCCAACACCTGCGGTTTTAAAAAATATCCTGGTAGACTTGGGGCCAGTTTACGTCAAACTTGGTCAGCTACTCTCTACCCGCCCCGACTTACTGAGCGCCTCCTATATTGAGGAATTGTCAACTCTACAAGATGAAGTACCACCAGTTCCTTGGTCAGAGATAGAAATAATCCTCCGCAAAGAATTAAAACTTTCACTAGCAGAAACCTTCAGCACAGTTAACCCGATCCCAGTCGCAGCCGGATCGATTGCCCAGACACATCGAGCTACATTAATAGACGGTCGAGAAGTTGCTCTGAAAGTGCAACGTCCGGGAATTGATATTACTATTGCCCAAGATATTGCTTTAATTCAAGGTATTGCCGATTTAGTGGCGCGGACTGAGTTTGGGCAAACCTACGAAATAAAATCTACCGCCGAAGAATTTACCAAAGCCTTAGAAGCCGAGTTAGATTTTACACGGGAAGCAGGTTTTACAGACCAACTGCGGCGCAACTTATCTAAAAGTCGCTGGTACGATCCCACACAAATAGTGGTTGCAGAAATTAACTGGGAATTGACCACAGCAAAATTACTGGTAATGGAATGGCTGGATGGAGTGCCGTTCCTGGCGGCGGATTTGGATAGTGATCCCAACGTTAAAGATCCTGCCGAAAAGCGTAAAGAAATAACTACTTTATTATTTCGGGTATTTTTCCAGCAACTATATATTGATGGCTTTTTTCACGCCGATCCCCATCCAGGAAACTTGTTTTATCTCAAAGATGGTCGTGTTGCCCTCTTAGATTGTGGCATGGTGGGAAGACTCGATCCCCGTACACAGCAGATATTAACAGAAATGTTGTTAGCGATCGTTGATTTAGATGCTCAACGGTGCGCTCAGTTAACTTTACAGCTATCAGATTCTGGTCAGCCAGTAATTTTGTCGCGGTTAGAAAATGATTACGATCGCATGTTACGTAAGTATCATAATGTCAGCCTCACGCAAATAAACTTCAGTCAGATAATTTATGAAGTTTTACAAGTTGCCCGCAACAATAAAATTAAGTTGCCTAGTAATATGGGTTTGTATGCCAAAACCCTAGCGAATTTAGAAGGGGTAGCGCGGACATTCAACCCAGAGCTTAATTTTTTTGATGAAGTCAAACCATTAATTACAGACTTGTTTCGTCGGCAGCTAGTAGGGGATAATCCAGTGCGATCGCTCCTGAGGACAGCCTTAGATATTAAAAGTCTGTCTCTTCAATCTCCCCGCCAAATTGAACTATTATTAGACCGTGTTACCTCAGAAACCTTACAGTGGAATCTCTCGCTGCGGGGATTAGATGGCGTGCGGCGCACTATGGACGATGCGGCTAACCGACTATCTTTTAGTATTTTAGTGGGTTCGTTGATTATGGGTGCGGCAATTATTTCCACCAGAGCGCAGACAACTCAGCTATCTTTTTTAAGCACCATCCTGTTTGCAGTCGCTAGTTTATTGGGTTTGTGGTTAATTATTAGTACATTGCGATCGGGGCGTTTACGGTAA
- a CDS encoding PAS domain S-box protein, with translation MDAQKIKILLVDDNLENLHFLSDILQHQGYQVESVISGQLAINTALASSPDLLLVNVLIIERDDYEVCQYLKANARTQEIPIIIFGICDDFFEKINVLNLGEIDYITQPFQTKEVLLRVQNKLTLQRLKKQLKEKNFQLQQEIKERQRITVELNICNRQIEDIFKEIPVSISKAFCKEVYQSERLVVTALKKSDQYRLLLETSQDTIWSVDIDGLITFVNPAVKQIYGYEPQEMIGRALIDFISPTQVAQDKVAFERVLQGKSIFQHETTCVAKDGTLLYLMLNAIALRNEEGQVIGMTGTASNITQRRGVEKLLQESAIKLRNHNLVLTQLAQNQTLYQGDLKAALSKITETAVKNIGMERASVWLYDEPGIKIQCFDLFEGSCNQHSEGLFLSLGDYPLYFAALQQDQPIAADDVHTDPRTKEFSESYSRLNITSILDTPVRLEGKTVGVLCLEAVGTTHHWTLEDQNFARSLGNLVSLVLEAKERQRAEAARRASEEKLASAFRSSPDPIALITVQGKRYIEVNDSFCRFFGYSRSQAINRSDEELNLWVNPEEYNFLTHILQQAKAIRNYEIDVCTSTGEIRTTLLSAEMIEIDGQWYVLGTAKDITERKQAENESRLLLLTTQAITRASDVNSALVVVLRLICHTIGWDFGEAWIPNEYGTVLEHSLGWYGEDSSLEEFCDQSQTVKFPLGVGLPGRVWQNQEPEWIEDVSKVTRPVFWRSPQAAKVGLKAGFGVPILAGNQVLAVLVFFKRSSVLVDRRLLLLVSAVAAQLGGLIERKTLEQELALREARLNAFFSSAPVGMNIVDNQLRFVQINQLLAEINGLPQQDHIGKTIHEILPHIAPLVEPIYQQVLITGQPILNQELSGASIKRPDIIRHFLASYFPIFGEDDRPSGVGTVLVEISELQAALRERKHVEQELLLANERLQYLLTSSPVVIYSSKTSDDFSTTFISENVKEMVGYEAREFIDNSSFWLYHVHPQDIEFISEKLSHLVEQEYISYEYRWLHADGTYHWFYEKMRLIRDEADYPIECVGYWADINDRKLAELALQSGQQRYQLLAEASPACIFHTDVDGNVLYFNQRWSEITGCSLEGSLGIGWANAVHPDDREQLLLAWNQATTAKSSYKYEHRFLHDDSTVVWVICHALPEFKDNGELKGYIGTITDITERKLAEEALRESAERERAIAQVIQRMRQTLDLETIFAATTEELRQVLNCDRVVVYRFNPDWNGEFVSESVGNDWISLIQEHNNDPHLTEGVLQDGHCLAKILDGGNNPVEYPDLQVTPGASFICVPDIYNAEFHPAYINLLERFQAKAYIIVPILHGSQLWGLLASYQNSDPRQWKPGEINIVVQIGNQLGVALQQAQLLAQTQRQSQALQEAVIVADAANRAKSEFLANMSHELRTPLNAILGFTQVMSHDRDLSTEHQQNLAIINRAGEHLLNLINDILEMSKIEAGRITLNLNSFDLIRLLENLEEMLRFRATSKGLELVFEYTSHLPQYIQVDESKLRQVLLNLLGNAIKFTDTGRVTLRVGMESGEWGAGGAGEQRRQGGQRGIIEQVSPLSPPSSSSTLSLLHAQCPMPNAQSLTFEVQDTGCGIAPQEIDLLFEAFGQTETGRKSQQGTGLGLAISRKYVQLMGGNISVTSTIGEGSKFAFDIQIGLAAASEIQIKQTRPQVISLAPAQSEYRILVVDDSTDSRLVLMKILTSIGFAVQEAINGIEAIALWQTWQPHLILMDMRMPIMDGYEATKVIKTREETSTQNTESQTPNWKTIIIALTAHAFEEQREAIIKAGCDDYINKPFREEVLLEKLSEYLGVQYIYQEESYQLTNLKQQRPKSILTLTDLVTLLSEMSPEWVKQVYTAAAQCSDDLILELIEQIPSKNAVLQNFIKNLAHDFQFEKIMELTSIAKVLFN, from the coding sequence ATGGATGCTCAAAAAATAAAAATTTTATTAGTTGATGACAACTTAGAGAATTTACATTTTTTATCAGACATACTTCAACACCAAGGTTATCAGGTAGAAAGTGTCATTTCTGGGCAATTGGCAATCAATACGGCACTCGCTTCTTCCCCGGATTTGCTTTTGGTAAATGTTCTCATTATAGAGAGGGATGATTATGAAGTATGTCAATATTTGAAAGCTAACGCTCGAACTCAAGAGATTCCGATAATTATTTTCGGAATTTGCGATGATTTTTTTGAAAAAATAAATGTCTTAAATTTAGGTGAGATTGACTATATTACTCAACCATTCCAAACTAAAGAAGTTTTATTACGCGTCCAAAATAAACTCACTCTCCAAAGACTAAAAAAACAGTTAAAAGAAAAAAATTTCCAACTGCAACAAGAGATTAAAGAGCGTCAACGGATTACAGTTGAGTTAAATATTTGCAACAGACAAATAGAAGATATTTTTAAAGAAATTCCCGTTAGCATTAGCAAAGCCTTTTGTAAAGAAGTTTATCAAAGCGAACGCCTTGTAGTCACTGCCCTCAAGAAGAGTGATCAGTATCGGCTCCTATTGGAGACATCCCAGGACACGATCTGGTCGGTGGACATTGATGGACTAATTACCTTTGTCAATCCAGCAGTCAAGCAGATTTATGGCTACGAACCCCAAGAAATGATCGGGCGTGCCTTAATTGATTTCATCTCACCTACACAAGTTGCTCAAGATAAAGTAGCCTTTGAGCGTGTTCTTCAGGGAAAGTCTATCTTTCAGCATGAAACTACCTGTGTCGCTAAAGACGGTACCTTACTTTATTTAATGTTGAATGCGATCGCATTACGCAACGAAGAGGGTCAGGTTATAGGCATGACAGGTACTGCTAGTAATATTACACAGCGTCGAGGAGTAGAAAAATTACTCCAAGAAAGCGCGATTAAGCTCCGCAATCATAATCTAGTGCTAACACAATTGGCACAAAATCAGACGCTTTATCAGGGTGATTTGAAAGCAGCCTTGAGTAAAATCACAGAAACAGCTGTCAAAAATATTGGCATGGAACGAGCTAGTGTCTGGTTGTATGACGAACCAGGCATAAAAATCCAGTGTTTCGATCTATTTGAGGGCAGTTGCAATCAACATAGCGAAGGACTTTTCTTATCACTGGGAGACTATCCACTTTATTTTGCAGCTTTGCAGCAAGACCAACCAATCGCCGCAGATGATGTTCATACCGATCCCAGAACTAAAGAATTTTCTGAGTCTTACTCAAGGTTAAACATTACCTCTATACTCGATACACCCGTTAGGCTGGAGGGAAAGACCGTAGGAGTTTTATGTCTGGAGGCAGTGGGAACTACTCATCATTGGACGTTAGAAGACCAAAATTTCGCTCGCTCTCTGGGTAATTTAGTATCCTTGGTATTGGAGGCAAAAGAACGCCAACGCGCAGAAGCAGCGCGACGGGCTTCTGAAGAAAAGTTAGCGTCAGCTTTCCGATCATCTCCTGACCCAATTGCCTTAATTACTGTTCAGGGCAAACGCTACATCGAAGTAAACGACAGCTTTTGTCGGTTTTTTGGTTATTCTCGCTCTCAAGCGATCAATCGCAGCGATGAAGAATTGAATCTTTGGGTGAATCCAGAAGAATATAATTTTCTCACCCACATTCTGCAACAAGCAAAAGCCATCCGCAACTATGAGATTGATGTCTGCACTTCAACAGGAGAAATTAGGACAACACTATTGAGTGCAGAAATGATCGAGATTGATGGACAATGGTATGTACTGGGCACTGCCAAAGATATTACTGAACGCAAGCAGGCAGAAAATGAAAGCCGTTTGTTGCTGTTGACAACCCAAGCGATCACTCGCGCTAGTGATGTCAACAGTGCCTTAGTAGTGGTGTTGCGCTTAATTTGTCACACGATTGGCTGGGATTTTGGTGAAGCCTGGATACCTAATGAATATGGGACTGTTTTAGAACACAGTCTGGGATGGTACGGAGAGGATAGCAGTTTAGAAGAATTCTGCGACCAAAGCCAAACTGTGAAATTCCCTCTGGGAGTGGGATTACCAGGAAGAGTTTGGCAGAACCAAGAACCAGAATGGATAGAAGATGTTTCTAAAGTTACACGACCAGTTTTTTGGCGATCGCCACAAGCTGCAAAGGTGGGATTAAAAGCTGGGTTTGGTGTTCCCATACTGGCTGGGAACCAAGTATTAGCTGTTTTAGTGTTTTTTAAACGTAGCTCAGTATTGGTAGATCGGCGTTTGCTCTTGTTAGTCAGTGCTGTTGCTGCTCAGTTGGGTGGGTTGATTGAGCGTAAAACCTTAGAACAAGAGCTAGCACTTAGAGAAGCTCGTCTCAATGCCTTTTTTAGCAGTGCCCCCGTCGGTATGAATATTGTAGATAACCAGCTGCGGTTTGTGCAAATCAACCAACTGTTGGCGGAGATTAATGGACTACCCCAGCAAGATCATATTGGTAAGACCATCCATGAAATCTTACCCCACATCGCCCCTTTAGTAGAACCAATTTATCAACAAGTTCTGATAACCGGTCAACCCATTCTCAATCAAGAATTGAGCGGCGCATCAATTAAACGACCAGATATTATCCGCCACTTCTTAGCTTCTTATTTTCCGATTTTTGGTGAAGACGATCGCCCTTCTGGTGTTGGCACAGTTTTAGTAGAAATTAGCGAACTGCAAGCAGCGCTACGCGAACGCAAACACGTCGAACAAGAACTGCTTTTAGCAAACGAACGCCTACAATATCTCCTCACCTCTAGCCCTGTAGTCATTTATAGCAGCAAAACATCAGACGATTTTAGCACTACTTTTATCAGTGAAAACGTTAAAGAAATGGTGGGCTACGAAGCGCGGGAATTTATCGATAACTCCAGTTTTTGGCTTTATCACGTCCATCCCCAAGATATTGAATTCATCTCAGAAAAACTTTCCCACCTTGTTGAGCAGGAGTACATTTCCTACGAATACCGTTGGTTACACGCTGATGGAACTTATCACTGGTTCTACGAAAAGATGAGGTTAATTCGTGACGAAGCTGACTACCCAATCGAATGTGTTGGTTATTGGGCAGATATTAACGATCGCAAATTGGCAGAACTAGCTTTGCAGTCAGGTCAACAACGATATCAACTACTAGCAGAAGCCTCACCAGCTTGTATCTTTCATACTGATGTGGATGGCAATGTTTTATATTTTAATCAACGCTGGAGTGAAATTACTGGATGTAGTTTAGAAGGATCTCTGGGAATAGGTTGGGCAAATGCCGTACATCCAGACGACCGCGAACAGCTATTATTGGCATGGAATCAAGCAACAACCGCTAAGTCAAGCTATAAATACGAACATCGTTTCTTGCATGATGATAGTACAGTCGTTTGGGTAATTTGTCATGCTTTGCCAGAATTTAAAGATAATGGAGAACTTAAAGGCTACATCGGTACAATTACAGATATTACCGAGAGAAAATTGGCAGAAGAAGCCTTGCGTGAGAGTGCAGAGCGAGAAAGAGCGATCGCCCAAGTGATTCAAAGAATGCGCCAAACACTGGATTTAGAGACGATATTTGCGGCTACAACCGAAGAATTACGGCAAGTACTCAACTGCGATCGGGTTGTTGTCTATCGTTTTAATCCCGACTGGAATGGCGAATTTGTTTCTGAATCGGTGGGTAACGATTGGATTTCTCTCATACAAGAACACAATAACGATCCTCATCTCACAGAAGGTGTATTACAAGATGGGCACTGCCTAGCGAAAATTTTGGATGGCGGTAATAACCCCGTGGAATATCCCGATCTGCAAGTAACCCCAGGTGCAAGTTTCATTTGTGTCCCAGACATTTACAACGCTGAGTTTCATCCTGCTTATATCAACCTCTTAGAGCGCTTTCAGGCCAAAGCATATATTATTGTTCCGATTTTACATGGTAGTCAGCTTTGGGGATTACTAGCGAGCTATCAAAATTCCGATCCCCGCCAATGGAAACCAGGAGAAATCAACATCGTAGTTCAAATTGGCAATCAGTTGGGCGTTGCTTTACAGCAGGCACAATTGCTAGCGCAAACTCAAAGGCAGTCACAAGCATTGCAAGAAGCTGTGATCGTTGCTGATGCTGCTAACCGTGCCAAAAGCGAATTCCTGGCCAACATGAGTCACGAACTGCGTACTCCACTTAACGCCATCCTCGGTTTTACCCAAGTCATGAGCCACGATCGTGATTTATCAACTGAACATCAGCAAAATCTAGCAATCATCAATCGTGCTGGCGAACATCTCCTAAATTTAATCAACGACATTTTGGAAATGTCTAAAATTGAAGCCGGCAGAATAACTTTAAATCTCAACAGCTTTGACTTAATTCGCCTCTTGGAAAACCTCGAAGAAATGTTGCGCTTCCGCGCCACCTCCAAAGGATTGGAATTGGTTTTTGAATATACATCTCACCTTCCCCAGTACATCCAAGTTGACGAAAGTAAACTACGTCAAGTCTTGCTTAACCTCTTGGGAAATGCAATCAAATTTACCGATACTGGAAGGGTAACGCTGCGGGTGGGAATGGAGAGTGGGGAGTGGGGAGCAGGGGGAGCAGGGGAGCAGAGGAGACAAGGGGGACAAAGGGGAATTATTGAACAAGTCTCTCCCTTGTCTCCCCCCTCTTCTTCGTCTACCTTGTCTCTTCTCCATGCCCAATGCCCAATGCCCAATGCCCAATCCCTAACCTTCGAGGTACAAGATACTGGCTGCGGTATTGCCCCACAAGAAATTGACTTGCTATTTGAAGCTTTTGGGCAAACTGAAACCGGAAGAAAATCACAACAGGGAACAGGACTAGGTTTAGCAATTAGCCGCAAATATGTGCAACTAATGGGAGGAAATATTAGCGTCACTAGCACTATTGGCGAGGGAAGTAAATTTGCTTTTGATATTCAAATTGGTCTAGCCGCAGCCAGCGAAATCCAGATCAAACAAACTAGACCCCAAGTTATTAGTTTAGCACCGGCTCAAAGTGAATACCGTATTTTAGTGGTTGATGACTCCACAGACAGCCGTTTAGTGCTAATGAAAATTCTGACATCTATCGGTTTTGCAGTCCAGGAAGCAATAAATGGCATTGAAGCGATCGCACTTTGGCAGACATGGCAACCACATCTAATTTTAATGGATATGCGGATGCCAATTATGGATGGCTACGAAGCCACAAAAGTTATTAAAACTAGAGAAGAAACCTCAACCCAAAATACCGAATCCCAAACCCCCAATTGGAAGACAATTATTATTGCCTTAACTGCTCATGCTTTTGAGGAACAACGAGAGGCAATAATCAAAGCGGGTTGCGATGATTATATTAACAAGCCTTTCCGCGAGGAAGTATTACTAGAAAAGTTAAGCGAATATTTGGGAGTTCAATATATTTATCAAGAAGAAAGCTATCAGCTAACAAACCTAAAGCAACAAAGACCAAAATCAATATTGACGCTCACTGATTTAGTAACTCTATTATCTGAAATGTCGCCGGAATGGGTGAAACAGGTATACACTGCCGCAGCTCAATGTAGTGATGACCTGATTTTAGAATTGATTGAGCAAATCCCTTCAAAAAATGCTGTACTGCAAAATTTTATCAAGAATTTAGCTCATGATTTTCAGTTTGAGAAAATTATGGAATTGACGAGTATTGCAAAAGTATTATTCAATTAA
- the ggt gene encoding gamma-glutamyltransferase, with product MFTVAKPKRVASVIFSFSILLYSQVASAALTLPLHSKKGMVVSAHPLASEAGISMLRKGGNAVDAAVATTFALSVVEPFSAGIGGGGFLLMHSEKTGEMKALDFRERAPLKATRNMYLEAEGKVRPNASINGYLAVGTPGTVAGLYEVHRRYGKLSWQEVIKPAIALAKDGFILSNMVTWRSLQANDPRKQVVLNNPAAREIFTRNGEFYQPGEKLVQRDLARTLTAIAENPQSFYTGSIARAIASDMVKNGGLITLEDLKAYKPIWRTPVCGNFRKAKICSMPPPSSGGVHLLEILNIIGDTDLKSLGWHHPDAIHLMVEAMKIAYSDRSKYLGDPDFVKVPVQELLSPAYAKKRRQEINMQMARPSTEVKPVDLNSKCLRFPSSPCLPHESPQTTHLNVVDEQHNAVSLTFTINLIFGAGVVTPGTGIVLNNEMDDFAAAPGVPNAFGLVGNDANSIAPRKTPLSSMTPTIVTENGHFRMAAGAPGGSTIITQVLQVILNVLEYNMDVGAAVSVPRIHHQWLPDELRVESWGLDALTLQDLRRRGHKIKETTPWGNGNAIAVTSDGTLEGAADPRGEGSPRGL from the coding sequence ATGTTTACTGTTGCTAAACCCAAGCGAGTTGCGAGCGTAATCTTTTCTTTCAGCATCTTACTTTACAGCCAAGTAGCATCAGCCGCCTTAACTTTACCCTTACACAGCAAGAAGGGAATGGTGGTTTCAGCCCATCCTCTAGCAAGTGAGGCGGGAATTTCGATGTTACGCAAAGGTGGTAATGCAGTGGATGCAGCCGTAGCTACAACCTTTGCACTTTCTGTAGTTGAGCCTTTTTCAGCCGGAATCGGCGGCGGCGGATTTTTATTGATGCACTCTGAGAAAACTGGCGAGATGAAAGCGCTAGATTTCCGCGAACGCGCACCCCTGAAAGCCACCAGAAATATGTATCTAGAGGCAGAAGGAAAGGTGCGTCCGAATGCAAGTATTAATGGTTATTTGGCAGTTGGGACACCAGGAACGGTGGCGGGACTTTATGAGGTGCATCGTCGCTATGGTAAGCTTTCTTGGCAAGAGGTAATCAAACCTGCGATCGCACTCGCTAAAGATGGCTTTATTCTTAGCAATATGGTAACTTGGCGTTCTCTACAAGCAAACGATCCCCGCAAGCAAGTAGTTCTCAACAATCCCGCCGCACGGGAAATTTTTACTCGCAATGGTGAATTTTACCAACCAGGGGAGAAGTTAGTGCAGCGTGATTTGGCACGCACCTTAACAGCAATTGCTGAAAATCCCCAAAGTTTTTACACCGGAAGTATTGCTCGTGCGATCGCTTCTGATATGGTAAAAAATGGTGGTTTAATTACTCTCGAAGACCTGAAAGCTTATAAGCCAATCTGGCGCACTCCCGTTTGTGGAAATTTCCGCAAAGCTAAAATTTGCTCAATGCCACCACCATCATCAGGAGGCGTTCACCTATTGGAGATTTTAAATATTATCGGTGACACCGATCTAAAATCTTTGGGATGGCATCATCCAGACGCGATACATTTAATGGTAGAAGCAATGAAGATTGCTTACAGCGATCGCTCAAAATATTTAGGCGATCCTGATTTTGTCAAAGTCCCTGTACAAGAACTGCTCAGTCCAGCTTACGCTAAAAAACGCCGTCAAGAAATTAATATGCAAATGGCTCGACCCTCCACCGAAGTCAAGCCAGTAGATTTGAATTCAAAATGTCTGCGTTTTCCCTCATCCCCTTGTCTTCCGCATGAATCTCCCCAAACCACTCATTTAAATGTTGTGGATGAACAACACAACGCCGTGAGTCTGACTTTCACGATTAACCTCATTTTTGGTGCTGGTGTGGTGACACCGGGAACTGGAATTGTTCTCAACAATGAGATGGATGATTTTGCAGCTGCGCCAGGAGTGCCTAATGCCTTTGGTTTAGTTGGTAACGATGCCAACAGCATTGCACCCCGCAAAACTCCTCTATCCAGCATGACTCCCACAATTGTCACAGAAAATGGTCATTTTCGGATGGCAGCGGGTGCGCCTGGTGGTAGCACCATCATCACCCAGGTTTTGCAAGTAATCCTGAACGTGCTGGAATACAACATGGATGTTGGTGCGGCTGTTTCTGTTCCACGCATACATCATCAATGGCTTCCAGATGAGTTGCGCGTCGAATCCTGGGGCTTGGATGCTCTAACTTTGCAAGATTTACGCAGACGGGGACACAAAATAAAGGAAACTACTCCTTGGGGTAATGGTAACGCGATTGCTGTTACATCTGATGGAACTTTAGAAGGAGCCGCCGATCCTCGCGGTGAAGGTTCCCCTAGAGGTTTGTAA